One Primulina huaijiensis isolate GDHJ02 chromosome 5, ASM1229523v2, whole genome shotgun sequence DNA segment encodes these proteins:
- the LOC140976199 gene encoding uncharacterized protein, whose product MRKYSGSFRHSGAYTSPGTPEYSGTIYEVPKGWCSERVPPPTSSGCRSHISAAALIPFNSGRALPSKWDDADRWITSPVSGYSSFNTTAAQSQRHPKSKSGPLGSPGLVYISNYSPTMDGSSVKNFMGNSPLTTGVLVPEGLSIQYDARIVAKSEPGYPENNINRSTSVPGMSDVLGETMFPASQGDRLDRKKEEGIVSPTVSRRDMATQMSPEGSTHSSTRGRLSFSILPSSGSGPNDNVAAKDEVRDVQVDKGISTGRDPKKQGRSEMKDSRNIEDLPSPWSGAEARKNVRLQREEAKIRAWENLQKAKSEAAIQKLEMKLEKMRSASMDKILKKLKTSQARAQTMRNSLLENQTPQASIFVKMRSFSHHFLCQRNF is encoded by the exons ATGAGGAAGTACTCTGGATCGTTTAGGCACTCCGGTGCCTATACCAGCCCAGGAACACCTGAATATAGTGGTACCATATATGAAGTTCCGAAAGGATGGTGTTCGGAGCGAGTGCCTCCGCCAACAAGTAGTGGTTGTCGAAGTCATATTAGTGCAGCTGCTTTGATACCCTTCAACAGTGGGAGGGCTTTACCTTCAAAATGGGACGACGCTGATAGATGGATTACGAGCCCAGTTTCAGGTTACAGTTCTTTCAACACTACAGCGGCTCAATCTCAGAGACACCCAAAGTCAAAGAGTGGCCCTTTGGGATCTCCCGGACTTGTGTACATATCCAACTATTCACCCACCATGGATGGAAGCAGTGTCAAGAATTTCATGGGAAATTCACCACTTACTACTGGAGTTTTGGTCCCTGAAGGTTTATCCATTCAGTATGATGCTAGGATCGTTGCAAAATCTGAACCTGGGTACcctgaaaataatataaaccgGAGTACTAGTGTGCCTGGGATGTCAGATGTTCTCGGTGAAACTATGTTTCCTGCTTCTCAAG GAGACAGACTTGATAGAAAGAAGGAAGAAGGCATAGTTTCCCCGACTGTTTCACGAAGGGATATGGCGACTCAAATGAGCCCCGAAGGAAGCACTCATTCATCTACCAGAGGGAGACTATCATTCTCCATTTTACCTTCATCTGGATCAGGCCCAAATGACAATGTTGCTGCAAAAGATGAAGTTAGAGATGTCCAGGTAGACAAAGGCATCAGTACAGGCAGGGACCCCAAGAAACAAGGACGAAGTGAGATGAAAGATTCAAGGAATATTGAAGACTTACCTTCACCTTGGAGTGGTGCTGAAGCAAGAAAAAACGTCAG GTTGCAGAGAGAAGAGGCCAAGATCAGGGCTTGGGAGAATTTGCAGAAGGCTAAATCTGAAGCAGCAATTCAGAAACTTGAG ATGAAGCTAGAAAAGATGCGATCAGCCTCAATGGATAAAATCTTGAAGAAACTCAAAACGTCGCAGGCAAGGGCTCAAACCATGAGAAATTCACTACTCGAAAATCAAACTCCTCAAGCTTCTATATTTGTGAAGATGCGCTCTTTCAGTCATCACTTTCTTTGCCAGAGGAATTTCTAG